The genomic stretch atgagaaaatttaacagaaaatatttatttttatttaattaataacattgaaaaattcatgcaagtataacacaaattttaaatgtaaaaaatagtttggcagatttttggaggaaaaaaatatttacatactattctactatatattatatattatatattatatattatatataatatataatatttatattatattatataaagatagtattttatataaatgaacaattttttgtgacttaattaattatataaagataggattttaattaattgtctttgaaaatgacatttttactCCTGACAAAGTGAGCAATATGTCATTATCACGTGATTTATTATGATCGGTGGCATTCTATCTGCTCAAAAGAATATGActtacataaataatttttattaaagaaataaattctttttgacattattagggtgcgtttgattgcaagggtaaaatttgagtggaaagaaaataaatttcagaaaattgaattctctagaattaaattttggccaaaatatcTATTGAATGTGTTTGATTCGCTTAATTGAATTCTAAGaaattgtctaaaaataaatcaaatatattacttaaaatatttaaaaaatcaaatatatatatatatacatacatacagctTGAGGATGCCATGGTTGCTGTCACTGGTCGTCGTCACTACCTCTACTGCCATCTTCAATAGCCGTCGCCGCTCTCGCTCGCCTTCTCTCTTGCTTAGTTCCTCTCTCTCGTTCGCCTTCTTTCTCGCTCAGTCCGTCGTCGCTGCTGCAATCGTCCCTGTCACTGCCCACCATTGTCGAGCTTCCCTTGTCGCCATCACTATTGTCCTTTCGGTCAATGCCTCTTGCTCACCTTCTCTTTCGATCACCCTCTCGTTTGgctactcttcttcttctctgtcaTTGCCAGATCACTCTATCTCTCTTTGCTTGGAAAATCTATTCCAGCCCTCATatggaaaaataaattccagTAAAAGTGAAAAACGAGGGTCACGTGagccaaaatgagaaaaaaaatttcatgaaaaaattggttaatcaaacactataaaagctagaattttaatagaaattaatcatttttcattaaaaaagtgtgcaatcaaacacacctttacgGTATTCACTTTGGGGCAAAATGACTTtataaaacattcaaaatttacaagtttttaaaatatattctaaaGTTTTGATTTCATCAATTTTCCCACTAAAAGCTGGACTTTGAAATTTGTTAGGGCTTTATATGGCCGTCAGATATCAATTTTTTGTAAGATTAAGTACATCTAACTCATTTACTTCTAATTCAGTAGTCGCTTGTTTCTTTGAACCTAATCACTCACTTTCCCCTTACCTTTTTGTTTTGTCGAACCTGGCATCGTCAACGTATTTTGAACTGGAGCGAAAAACTTTGTACAGCTTAAGACCGAATGACCAAAAACCCCACAATGGGAACAAGAAGAAGGCACCCAGTGACGAGTTAATGTACGGttacaaaataatacaatacatGAAACAGAAATATAGAAATAATGCTAAGAGTCATGTGATACTTTTTTATTAATGAGATTAAGAAgaaatcatttattattatattctttaTCTAGCatctttttcaataaaaatatgtcATATATTATCAGATAtaactctttatatatatatatatatatatgcgcacaCGTTATTTAGTCCAcactttattaataaataattttagggGTAAAAGTAGATGTGTCCCATCGCGGGGTGGCGATGGCACCTTGAACCACAGGTGCCATCGCCACCCCGCGATTGTGTCTATCCACGTTTGCTTGCCACCCTAAATAATTCACGAACCACCACAGCGAAACAAAAACCATCAATTCCAATGCATGAACTAGTGTTATATATGTTGGATAACTCCACAAATTTCAATATTAGTTTGGAATAAGAAGACAAAAgaattgtattatatatacatgtagtAATGGTATAACATATTTGTAGTTAAAACTTTAGAAAAAATGTAATTGGttattttctcttctatttttttttaagtaaaaactTGGGATAGAGATCCACCGAAACTTAGAAAacttataattttcaaatttcaataggTGACATATAGatcttgaatttttttcccAACCAGGGATATTAATTAGAGCTACACAACATTAATGTCTAGTAGTATCATCAAATTACATTACATTATCGTTAATTATGGCCAAAAATGTTAAAGAGACTTAATCTAATGTTCTCAGTGTGTTTTAGGAGTTCTTTTACTTCGccttatataaaattaaatgctaGCTCCAATTAACacttctaaaataaaaattcaggaGTGCTTGAGTTCATATACCGGCTGATACATCGAATCCACGGCTTTTAAGTTCGCGATACTCTTGGCACAAGGCGCACGTCTCACAACAACAATGAACTAAAAAATCAGCACAGGGGCTCTCCGTCAACATGTATTGATCCCTCAACTTTGAGCGGTAGGAGCAAGAATAGATGCACCCACAACCAAGCACACAGGCTATCAAGCCGTAAATACCTCCTGCCATCACACACGCTGCACCACCAAAATTTAGCAAATAATTAGCTTGacccaaatttaaaaaattaaatcagcAAAAACAGGTAAGAGACTGCTCTGTTTAGAAAACGATCCGAGTTAATAATTTGACCTGACCGTGTGAGAAAGTTggctgtttatttattttgggtaAAACGAGTAAGTCTAATTAAGAACCATTTAATGAGATCAACAATAGAGACAAAAAGAGATCGTTCATGACGGATCTCAAAAGACCTTTGCTCCATCATGCCAACTCTCATGTCACTTGAGTGGCAATCCACTTTCTGATGAAACAcaagtgattttttttaatttaccattCCAGTTCCAATTATATGTCTCATCTCTGATTTGGTGCTTACATGTTGCTCCTTTGTCTACAATCTCAGCAATCTGCCCGAACGTAATGCATGGACACCACCACGTTATGCAGCCTGCAATAACAACCAAATTGAACAAATCAaacttagaaattcttgatcctaaataagaaaatattaagttgcattctctttactttttaattttttgttttaaattttaaatttattttcaattttttattttactagtctgtttttaaaaaattaaaaatacgttttctttgtcattttgaaaaattatttctcaaaacagaaaattagaaaatgcgatcttttttaaattttgaaaatattttttaataatattttattcaataaatttaattattcagtaaattaaaaatatttaatgttaatatattattaaaaatatatatacattttaaagataatgaattttgtaatatttttttccattacaataaaaaatatgaataaataaataaatatattttgagtttagaatttgttttagatgaaaacactcaaaatattttattattttgagttttttttatttttaaaaatatatttttaaaaacagtaaaaataaaaacgtgtttttattattttaaaaaatcaaaaactaaaaataacttaaaaataataaaaaaaacgtAACCTAATTAATTGGTCGTGTGTGTGTTCAAAATAATGAAAGTATTAACATACAGTTGACAACATCGTCGAAGCAGCCAAAGAGGCCGCTGGACCACGGCGTCAGTCCTCCAGATAAGCGGTTGCTGGAGGATTCCATGATTTATGTACGTTGATtatgatatgaaaaaaaagTTGGAAGTTCCCGAGAATGATCAATACTTGAAAGAACAAAGTCTATATATAGAAAAGAGAGCCAAACGCTGGTTCTTCCAGCGGGTTGGGGGATGACATTATAGCCACAATTAACCGATGATATTTTGCCTACTGCATGAGACGTGGCTATTCTTGATTGGTTCCCAAGTCTATCGACATCGATCGTGTTTTACACGATTTGCGAATTGGACAACCATTAGTGTTCAAGTTGAAAAGTCTAGCTTGCCCCCAAATTAATAATAGCGAGTGTGGAACACTTCTGTACAAGTCTTCAGCATGGAAATTCCCTCCTGCAACGACAGCAAGGGGTCCCATGAAGGGCAATAATTAGGATTTTTCCTTGTCCTTTTTTTGtcgtcttattttttttctatgtatTCAGCCTCAACCATcttatcttatttcttttttaatggaACTCTTCTTTAATTAGCTGGTTCCCCTCTCACCACAAGTGTCCTTAGGATGAATGGAGGATGCAAGTAGGGTGATCCCTTTCTCAGCTTAGGTGTCCCAAGGATGAATGAACTTAGATGCAAGTAGGGTGATGATACTTTActcttgaaaatttaaatagttttgataatgattcaatgttatgaaaattaatttttaaatttttataagtaagtttgagtatttaaattcaaactcaatatcattttgataatctcaacttactttcaaaagaaacaaaatatgagATGTTAAGTATTCAGTTTTTCTAAgtaaatagtcgactatgcctagcaactgtcgactatgtgctatgcatctgtcgactatattttgtTCTGTCGATTATTGTGGAGGTTTTGTCGACTATTTGTGTATATGATGTTAGAAATTTTCTTCATGCTTTGGGTGTGTTGACTATCAGTTGTTTTGGTTggttatctgtcgactatagtTACTTGTCTGTCAactatatcttaattttattcaaaaatatagtcgactaacctctttagtctgtcgacagtttgtttcacagaaacttgtAACAGCTAGTTTTTAGCGCATTTAATCCTCGCTCAACCACCACAACGGtcgaatttttgtatttatctgccatcaactataaataggagttGGAAGAATCGTTTGAGGGCTGCTGAACACATTGAATATCTTCAACTACCGAGCATTAAATCTTCACTgagctttaaattttattctctttatAACTTTCTTTTCGAAGCTTTGTATCTACACTGTTGCATCCATCTTAAGCCTCTTATTTTTGTTGGAGAGAAcctgtaactaagagttgtactcttagattctcattCTCACGTTTATTGTATTTGACCAGCGTAAGCTAGaaggcccattaaattgggaggtttgtACATTTTCTAGTCAcagactagaggacctactcagTTTGAGTACGGGGTTGTTAGtagatttatttcaaaattcttagtgagtaGCTAAGGTAGTGAACTAGGTTTGGAAAGCCAAACCACTATGAATTAGCGTCTCTTTTGTGTGTTgtgctttttgtttttgtttgtcattattaacatttttatattcTCTACTTAAATTGTTTATTTAACCTCTCATCCATAAAGATTTCATATTCATTATTCAAGACGAGATTGTTTTTACACAGCTGATACCTCATCATCCCATTTTAAGGTGTTAAGGTTTAACGAATCCATGGTCTTCACAAACGAcatctttatttctcaaaaattatttttaatataccaattcacccccctctttgAGTGTACCATAGCATTTCatttctatcaattggtatcagggCCTGGTTCCGTTGATTTTAATTAGGTCCAATAACCTAGGCTCAAGATCCACTCAATGACATACTTTGCTAGTTCCTCTCATCATGAAGGGCAGGGCATTTCACgtccaccttattttgatggtacTAACTACAATTATTAGAAAGCAAGAATTAATATCTATCTTATGTAGGACTCAAGTCTTATGCAAGCTATTAAGAAAGGAGTCACCTTGGCTGACATGGAAAAAATGGATAAGTGGTGTCATGTCGAGtataacttatatattttttgagtttggtTTAATTCCTTGCTGATAGGTTTAATTTCATGTTAAACTTCCTTAGATTCTCAAAGTATTCCTTGAGGTCATTCCAATCTTGCTCGATCTTTCACCTTTTCACGAGCATATTATTGATGTATGCTTCCatgttttaataaaattgagctCTAAACATCATGTTAATGAGCCTTTGCTACATTGCTCTAGCAATTTTTTTGATCAAACAACATGACTCAATAATAATAAGTGACCTTCTCGGTTATAAATGGTGTTTTCAGCTAGTCCTCAAGATGGAGGGGGGTTTGGTGGTACCCTAGAAAATCATCTAGGAAACTCATCAATTCACATCATAGTATCCCATTGATTAGAGCATTTATGCTTGATGAAAGGTAACTATCTTTTAGGCACACCTTATTTAAATTAGTGAAATCTACACACAACTTCCACTTGTTTGAGCCTTTGGAAACAAGGACTATGTTTACAAGCCACTTGGAATACTCCACCTCTCAAACATACCTCGCATATAAGAGTTTATTTACCTTTCCCTCGATAGCTCAGGTTCTCTATAGTGCAAAACTCCTCATGTCCACCAAAATTCTCTTGAGATCACACCAACCTACAATTGTTGAAATTACAAAGGGGTTATCAAAGTTAGGTTGAGAAGGAAGGTCCTCATTTGAGAACTTTTTTAGGATTCTTAAGCCTTTCTCTGCCCTAAGCTTGACGTTCTAGGCTCCGACCATATTTGAGAAAATCGGGCCTTGCACCCCAAGGTGTAAAAGATTGATGGGTTTTCTTTGAGCCTTTAATTTCCTTCTTAGCAAGGTAGAGTACGAGTCCTATCTAGCCAAAGTAAACACCATGTTTGGGATAAActcctattttctcaatctttgtTATATTTTCGATCAATTTGGTCTGCTTATTAGGTGATGGATTGTCAAAGTTGACTACGATTTAACAAGTCCTGGATGTCCTCTCTTAATTGTTTCCATTCTTGGGTGTCATGTCCGTGGTCATTGTGGAATCAGTTATAGTTGGTCCAATCTTTTTTAAGTGTCATGGTCTTCATTTTGTTAGGTCTCTACaagtttttctttccttttatagcCATTAACATTTCAGTCCTAAGAGAATTCAGGAGAGTGTATCTTGTTGGGCTCCTTCAAGGGGTTAGGCCAACCTTCCTGACCGAGTACTCTCCCTATATGAGTATCTAATTGCCCGTCTTATCTTGATAGGTCTTTTgtccctttctttcttctctgtgTGTTCGGCTCTTTTAGCGCAGTGTAACTCCTTGACACTAATGTATTTGATAGCTCAATtgagaatatttgagaaatagaGTGGAGGGGATTCTTCACAAGTAACTCTATGTTAGTGATGTATGctctaatgttagatttagatgacatctagtatgTAATAGGGACACATGTATAATATTCTTGCAACTAATAAAATGgtcatttcttcattcattgcTATCTAATTATGTATGAATAAGTCCctaaatttcttaataattctattcttaagttgttaagaatatgtgaccaTGATCTATAACacatgatttcttaaaggtattatTAAACTTAAGATTTCTCATATGAGAActatgattaattgattatagactagcacatgggctactacctttgattaATATGAGATACTAAGAAGAAATGATGGTGAGTGACAAgccatattgcatgagatgcagaTAGTAGACATGTGAGTGGATGTTGGTTGAACATCTACTAAATATGAAACTTGTGACAGATCACATGGCTAAGAGAATTAATGATCTATTACTGATTTTTGATTGTGTATCTGGTCCTCAAACCAGAGATGATAGAGTTATCTTGTGCATTGTTGTCAGAGATTTTCCATTAAGTGAAACCATTCAGTATAAGAGAATGGAATGCTCTCTATGTGTCTCTAAGCAGTGATGTATGGAGGCAGATGCTCactgatgggatccattgacttCCAGTGTGACGCAAACATCTTATGTGGTCTTAGTTGGTTGTGGTTGGCAAACGTGTGCATGATTAAAAAGGAGTTTCTAATGTTGGAAGGAGTTCTGATATGTCATATCGATCACTCCATATTGGATCTTGGCACAGTTAttgagtcttgtgagtttaattagtccatgactctcactcgattgaGATGTTAGTTAGTGGAATGATTGTACTCTATGGTAATCGAAAGCCCTAATAGGTTTACCTAAAGTATTAACTTCATTACCATTATGATTGTCTTGACATTATACTAAAGGTCACTCAAAAACTTTCAACGTGCTGTGACAAAATAAAGAGTTTCCTCAAAGAGTTTGACATGCCCTGATTGTTATATGatggtgaacctagaaggtcacataCAAATTGGGTAATGCATTGGACTAGTGATTCCTTACTATTGTGTGCTatcaatcatcattaagagttaatgaggaTTATGGATGTATTGTTAAGAGCTAACGAATGGATTAACAAACTGTTATGAGTTAATAGAAAAagaccattaagagttaacagggcATGTCATGAAATGTTAACGAGGAGTTAATGGTGGGTTTTAATTCATTTTGGTGAAACTTTGAAAGAAAGGCATGAAACAATCAGCAATGTTCCCAAATGGTCAACAATTTGGTTATAAAACGATCGATAGTTTCACTAAGTGAAATTTGATCTCACATGCTTTTCTTCCATGGTTTCAATTAGTagagcattaaatgctttgTTGAAAGTTGTTCCATGCATCTTAGACTCAAtaaatgaagagagagaagatgaggattgaagaagaagaaaaatggggcGACTTGTGAAGCATGCCTAGCTAATTCTCGtcgaatttgaagaaaaagaaaaggcaagaaACTTGGCCCTTGCTTACGCTCTTCACCTTCTTCCAACTTCATCGCCTTCTCTTCTCTCCTCACTCCCTATTTTTTGTTGATCGAAAAGGTCATAAGATGACCTGTTCATCCAAGGAGAACCAAACATCACTTGGAATCACTTTTATTCTCACTTGTCTAGCATGTGGGTGAGTTAAAGAGTTCCATTGTCGCCTAGGTGTGAAATGACTTGGTTTTCTACGATTGTGGGGGTTTACTTGGGTAGCCAAAAAACATGCACTGAAGCAACTAGCTTTAAAAAGAGGTTGTTCGTGGGAGCGTGTTCGTGACCAGAAGAGTTTAAGTCCAGGCGCATCATAGGCACTACCGGCGGCATCTCAACAGAGTGAGGTAATGgctattttagatttttattttgataaggTTGGGAATcattccaagatttttatcaaactgtttgttaaattctttagaATGCATTAGAGGATACaagtgttattttttgtttttatgtagggaccaagatatgcttatcttgagggaGATGTGAGATatgcatatcttgaaaaatcaagataagaggtcacAAGATGGTTTTTTCAAGAATGGttagataagcttaacaaatatGTTGGAAATGATAGAAGTCTGGGATGCATCTCATACCTTGGCTTTTCTatcccatatcttgattaacaaacgcccccttagTAGAAAAAACATTCTAACAACTAAAATATGGTATACCATTactacatgtatatataatacaattcTTCTGTCTTTTTATTTCGAACTAGTATTGAAATTTGTAGAGTTATCCAACGCATATAGTACTACTTCGTCCATTGGAATTGATGGTTTTTGTTTCACTGTGGTGGGTTGTGAATTATTATTTAGGGTGGCAAGCAAATATGGATAAACATACTAGTGAGGTGGCGATGGCACCTATGGTTCATGGAGGGATGAGTAGATAAAGGAGAAGTGGGACGCATTTACTTTTgtagttaaaaatattaattaatgaagTGTGGAccaaataacatataaatatatatatatatatattgtttgtttaatttattgtattattttgtaaCCTTATAAG from Diospyros lotus cultivar Yz01 chromosome 9, ASM1463336v1, whole genome shotgun sequence encodes the following:
- the LOC127809530 gene encoding cell number regulator 1-like isoform X3 produces the protein MESSSNRLSGGLTPWSSGLFGCFDDVVNCCITWWCPCITFGQIAEIVDKGATSCVMAGGIYGLIACVLGCGCIYSCSYRSKLRDQYMLTESPCADFLVHCCCETCALCQEYRELKSRGFDVSAGWQANVDRQTRGWRWQLWFKVG